From a region of the Synechococcus sp. RS9916 genome:
- the gyrA gene encoding DNA gyrase subunit A yields MADPVGPGNGGPGESDDRIIQTDLRNEMSRSYLEYAMSVIVGRALPDARDGLKPVHRRILYAMYELGLTSDRPYRKCARVVGEVLGKYHPHGDTAVYDALVRMAQDFSMSMPLIDGHGNFGSVDNDPPAAMRYTESRLRALTTDSLLEDIEAETVDFADNFDGSQQEPTVLPARIPQLLLNGSAGIAVGMATNIPPHNLGELINGLLALIENPELEEEELLRIIPGPDFPTGGQILGRAGIRETYLTGRGSVTMRGVAAIETIEAPGRPDRDAVIITELPYQTNKAALIERIAEMVNDKKLEGISDIRDESDRDGMRIVVELRRDAYPQVVLNNLFKLTPLQSNFSAHMLALVNGEPILLTLRRMLQVFIDFRVETIERRTRYLLRKAEERDHILLGLLLALDQLDPIIALIRAASDTATARQQLQERHGLTDIQADAILQMQLRRLTALEADKIRLEHEDLVAKIADYKDILGRRERVFGIIQEELTQLRDRYPIERRTEILNIAAGLEDIDLIANERSVVLLTETGYLKRMPVSEFEATSRGTRGKAGTRSQGEEAVKLFISCNDHDTLLLFSDRGVSYALPAYRVPQCSRTAKGTPVVQLLPIPREEAITTLLAVSEFSDDSDLLMLTSGGFIKRTRLSAFSNIRSNGLIAINLEEGDALTWVRQAVPGDSVLIGTRAGMTIHFRLSDEELRPLGRTARGVRSMNLRDGDALVSMDVLPVELADKVAQSSDDAADDDEGSAASEGPWVLVASASGLGKRVPVTQFRLQKRAGMGLRGMKFRNQGDELVALRVLGAGEELLLVSEKGVIVRTSADAIPQQSRAATGVRLQKLDKGDSLLKVVLVPPQAESDEDDADATAPDTEAAEVPETSAEQDS; encoded by the coding sequence ATGGCGGATCCAGTGGGGCCCGGCAACGGCGGTCCCGGCGAGTCCGACGACCGGATCATCCAGACGGATCTGCGTAACGAGATGTCGCGCTCCTATCTGGAGTACGCGATGAGCGTGATCGTCGGGCGTGCTTTGCCTGACGCCCGCGACGGCTTGAAGCCCGTGCATCGCCGCATCCTCTACGCGATGTATGAGCTGGGTCTGACCAGCGATCGGCCTTACAGAAAGTGCGCCCGTGTGGTGGGTGAGGTGCTGGGCAAGTACCACCCCCACGGAGATACGGCGGTTTACGACGCCCTGGTGCGCATGGCCCAGGACTTCTCGATGTCGATGCCCCTGATCGACGGGCACGGCAACTTCGGTTCGGTGGACAATGACCCTCCGGCCGCCATGCGATACACCGAATCGCGGCTGCGGGCACTCACCACCGACAGCCTCCTCGAAGACATCGAGGCGGAAACCGTTGATTTTGCCGACAACTTCGACGGCTCACAGCAGGAGCCCACGGTGCTGCCGGCTCGCATTCCCCAGCTGCTGCTCAATGGTTCGGCGGGCATTGCGGTGGGGATGGCCACCAACATCCCTCCCCACAACCTGGGGGAGCTGATCAATGGTCTGCTGGCGCTGATTGAGAACCCCGAGCTCGAGGAAGAAGAGCTCCTCCGCATCATTCCTGGCCCCGACTTTCCGACTGGTGGTCAGATTCTTGGGCGCGCCGGCATTCGCGAGACCTACCTCACCGGACGCGGTTCTGTGACCATGCGCGGCGTGGCGGCGATCGAAACGATCGAAGCTCCAGGCCGGCCCGATCGTGATGCCGTGATCATCACCGAGCTTCCTTACCAAACCAACAAGGCGGCGCTGATTGAGCGCATTGCCGAGATGGTGAACGACAAGAAGCTCGAAGGCATCTCAGACATCCGTGACGAAAGCGATCGCGACGGCATGCGCATCGTTGTCGAGTTGCGACGTGATGCCTACCCGCAGGTGGTGCTCAACAACCTGTTCAAGCTCACGCCGCTGCAGAGCAACTTCAGCGCCCACATGCTGGCGCTGGTGAATGGTGAGCCGATCCTGCTCACCCTGCGCCGGATGCTGCAGGTGTTCATCGACTTCCGGGTCGAGACGATCGAGCGCCGCACCCGTTATCTGCTGCGCAAAGCGGAAGAGCGGGATCACATCCTGCTGGGCCTGCTGTTGGCCCTCGACCAGCTCGATCCGATCATTGCCCTGATCCGCGCTGCCTCTGACACGGCCACTGCTCGCCAGCAGCTGCAGGAGCGCCATGGGCTTACTGACATCCAGGCAGACGCCATCCTGCAGATGCAGCTGCGCCGGCTCACGGCACTGGAAGCCGACAAGATCCGTCTCGAACACGAGGACCTGGTCGCCAAGATTGCCGATTACAAAGACATTCTCGGCCGCCGCGAGCGGGTGTTCGGGATCATCCAGGAGGAGCTGACCCAGCTGCGCGATCGCTACCCGATCGAGCGCCGCACTGAAATCCTCAACATCGCCGCCGGTCTGGAAGACATCGACCTGATCGCCAATGAGCGTTCGGTGGTGTTGCTGACCGAAACCGGCTACCTCAAGCGCATGCCGGTGAGCGAGTTTGAGGCCACCAGCCGCGGCACCCGTGGAAAGGCGGGCACCCGCAGTCAGGGTGAAGAGGCGGTGAAGCTGTTCATCAGCTGCAACGACCACGACACGTTGTTGCTGTTCAGCGATCGGGGTGTGTCGTATGCGCTGCCGGCCTATCGCGTGCCCCAGTGCAGCCGCACCGCCAAGGGCACCCCGGTGGTTCAGCTGCTGCCAATTCCCCGGGAAGAAGCGATCACCACGCTGCTGGCGGTGTCGGAATTCAGCGATGACAGTGATTTGTTGATGCTCACCAGTGGTGGGTTCATCAAGCGCACCCGCCTGTCGGCCTTCAGCAACATCCGTTCCAACGGTTTGATTGCCATCAACCTTGAGGAGGGCGATGCTCTCACTTGGGTGCGTCAGGCGGTGCCGGGCGACAGCGTGCTGATCGGCACCAGGGCCGGCATGACCATCCACTTCCGCCTGAGCGATGAGGAGCTTCGCCCTCTTGGACGCACCGCCCGTGGCGTGCGCTCCATGAATCTCCGCGACGGAGATGCCCTGGTGAGCATGGATGTGCTGCCGGTCGAGCTGGCCGACAAGGTGGCCCAGAGCAGCGACGACGCGGCAGACGACGACGAGGGATCTGCAGCTAGCGAAGGCCCGTGGGTGCTTGTGGCGTCCGCGAGCGGCCTGGGCAAACGAGTTCCTGTGACCCAGTTCCGCCTGCAGAAACGGGCCGGCATGGGTTTGCGCGGCATGAAGTTCCGCAATCAGGGCGATGAGCTGGTGGCCTTGCGGGTGCTTGGCGCCGGCGAAGAGCTGCTGTTGGTGAGCGAGAAGGGGGTGATCGTGCGCACCAGTGCCGATGCCATTCCTCAGCAATCGCGTGCTGCTACAGGTGTGCGTCTGCAGAAGCTCGACAAGGGCGACAGCCTGCTCAAGGTGGTGCTGGTGCCGCCGCAAGCGGAATCCGATGAGGATGACGCTGACGCCACTGCGCCTGATACGGAAGCCGCTGAAGTGCCCGAAACCAGCGCAGAGCAGGACAGCTGA
- a CDS encoding CAAD domain-containing protein → MRAIVLAPAMSSDINISGLSISGPSSTPIRTSAEMVSSSSPESSSEASNISDQADASTPAVESATVEAAVASSAVADEPAATATPAVNETSAVQDEPAAPTEAELPSLTEQPSAPEQPSASEQRSASEQPSAIEPPTATAQPVTTPQPAAVAQPEAPKQAVAAPEPPTPPNDPVIAERITIPANPSSDDSAPEGGEWALLTTKVKTWWESNDIGEQVSQLRQPLRIAAYLIGALLVLRVYAGLLAAIDNIPLASGLLELVGVCWVLRFSATRLVRSQDRSEVLQGLRQRWTSFAGKK, encoded by the coding sequence GTGCGCGCGATCGTGCTTGCCCCGGCGATGAGCTCCGACATCAATATTTCTGGCCTATCCATTAGTGGCCCTAGCTCCACCCCGATCAGAACTTCGGCGGAGATGGTCAGCAGCAGTTCTCCGGAGTCATCCAGCGAGGCCAGCAACATCAGCGATCAAGCCGATGCCTCCACTCCTGCTGTGGAGAGCGCAACTGTTGAAGCCGCAGTGGCAAGCAGTGCCGTCGCCGACGAGCCAGCAGCGACCGCCACACCTGCAGTGAACGAGACGTCTGCCGTTCAAGACGAGCCCGCAGCGCCCACAGAGGCCGAGCTGCCATCCCTGACCGAGCAGCCCTCTGCACCTGAGCAGCCATCTGCGAGTGAACAGCGATCTGCGAGTGAACAGCCATCTGCCATCGAACCGCCCACTGCCACCGCCCAACCCGTCACCACTCCGCAGCCCGCTGCTGTGGCACAACCAGAGGCCCCGAAACAGGCCGTTGCAGCGCCAGAGCCTCCCACTCCCCCAAACGATCCGGTTATCGCCGAGCGGATCACCATCCCAGCCAATCCCAGCAGTGACGACAGCGCCCCTGAAGGTGGCGAATGGGCCCTGCTCACCACCAAGGTGAAGACCTGGTGGGAGAGCAATGACATCGGCGAGCAGGTCTCCCAACTGCGCCAGCCCCTCCGTATCGCGGCCTATCTGATCGGTGCCCTCCTGGTGCTGCGGGTGTACGCCGGCCTTCTCGCGGCAATCGACAACATTCCTCTGGCCTCAGGTCTGCTGGAACTGGTGGGCGTCTGCTGGGTGCTGCGCTTCTCCGCCACACGCCTGGTGCGCAGCCAAGACCGCTCCGAAGTCCTCCAGGGTCTCCGCCAGCGCTGGACCTCTTTCGCCGGCAAGAAATAA
- a CDS encoding GuaB3 family IMP dehydrogenase-related protein, which produces MNIQLGRSKVVRRAYGIDEIALVPGGRTVDPEVTDTRWTLGGIEREIPIIASAMDGVVDVGMAVKLSQLGALGVINLEGVQTRYEDPNAVLDRIASVGKDEFVPLMQEIYSQPVQESLIRKRIQDIKAQGGIAAVSGTPVAAMRFGKAIAEAGADLFFVQATVVSTNHIGPEGQETLDLAALCRDMGVPVVIGNCVTYDVALELMRAGAAGVMVGIGPGAACTSRGVLGVGIPQATAVADCAAARDDYAKESGRYVPIVADGGIVTGGDICKCIACGADAVMIGSPIARAEEAPGRGFHWGMATPSPVLPRGTRINVGSTGSLERILRGPAKLDDGTHNLLGCLKTSMGTLGARTIKEMQQVEVVVAPSLLTEGKVYQKAQQLGMGK; this is translated from the coding sequence GTGAACATTCAGCTTGGTCGCTCCAAAGTTGTCCGCCGGGCTTATGGCATCGACGAAATTGCCCTGGTGCCAGGCGGTCGCACCGTTGACCCCGAAGTCACCGACACCCGTTGGACCCTGGGTGGAATCGAGCGAGAGATTCCAATCATCGCTAGCGCCATGGATGGCGTGGTGGATGTGGGAATGGCGGTCAAGCTCTCCCAGCTGGGGGCGCTGGGGGTGATCAACCTCGAGGGTGTTCAGACCCGCTATGAGGACCCCAATGCAGTTCTCGATCGGATTGCGTCGGTGGGCAAGGACGAGTTCGTCCCCCTGATGCAGGAGATCTACAGCCAGCCGGTGCAGGAAAGCCTGATCCGCAAGCGCATCCAAGACATCAAAGCCCAGGGCGGCATTGCAGCGGTGAGCGGCACCCCTGTGGCCGCGATGCGCTTCGGCAAAGCGATTGCGGAAGCTGGGGCTGATCTGTTCTTCGTGCAAGCGACGGTCGTCTCGACCAATCACATCGGACCTGAGGGCCAAGAGACCCTCGACCTGGCCGCGCTCTGCCGCGACATGGGCGTGCCTGTGGTGATCGGCAACTGCGTCACCTATGACGTCGCCCTCGAACTGATGCGGGCCGGCGCGGCTGGCGTGATGGTGGGCATTGGCCCCGGTGCCGCCTGCACCTCCCGCGGCGTCCTGGGTGTCGGAATCCCCCAGGCAACCGCCGTGGCCGACTGCGCCGCAGCACGCGATGACTACGCCAAGGAAAGCGGTCGTTATGTGCCGATCGTGGCCGACGGCGGCATCGTCACGGGCGGCGACATCTGCAAATGCATTGCCTGTGGCGCTGATGCCGTGATGATCGGGTCTCCGATCGCCCGGGCCGAAGAAGCTCCCGGCCGTGGGTTCCACTGGGGCATGGCCACCCCCAGCCCTGTGTTGCCCCGGGGCACCCGCATCAACGTGGGCAGCACCGGCAGCCTCGAGCGCATCCTGCGCGGCCCCGCCAAACTCGATGACGGCACCCACAATCTGCTGGGCTGTCTCAAGACCTCGATGGGCACCCTTGGTGCACGCACCATCAAAGAAATGCAGCAGGTGGAAGTGGTCGTCGCCCCCTCCCTGCTGACCGAGGGCAAGGTCTACCAAAAGGCCCAGCAACTGGGCATGGGCAAGTAG
- the trxA gene encoding thioredoxin, with the protein MSSAAAVTDASFEQDVLQSDVPVLVDFWAPWCGPCRMVAPIVDEISKEFEGKIKVFKLNTDENPNVASQYGIRSIPTLMVFKGGQKVDTVVGAVPKATLSGTISKYL; encoded by the coding sequence ATGTCCAGCGCTGCTGCCGTGACCGACGCCTCCTTCGAACAGGACGTGCTCCAGAGCGACGTGCCTGTGCTGGTGGACTTCTGGGCACCCTGGTGTGGCCCTTGCCGCATGGTGGCGCCGATCGTGGATGAGATCTCCAAGGAATTCGAGGGCAAAATCAAGGTGTTCAAGCTGAACACCGACGAGAATCCCAACGTCGCCAGCCAATACGGCATCCGCAGCATCCCTACCTTGATGGTGTTCAAAGGCGGCCAGAAGGTTGACACCGTCGTTGGCGCCGTTCCCAAGGCCACCCTCTCTGGCACGATCTCCAAGTACCTCTGA
- the hisH gene encoding imidazole glycerol phosphate synthase subunit HisH, whose product MTIGLIDYGMGNLHSVQIAFRRFGVELHPVHNPGDLDACTALILPGVGSFDPAMERLAATGLVPDLQRWHAESKPLLGICLGLQLLFEASDEGSTPGLGLLGGHVKRLPTGEGERIPHMGWAQLKPNHPSPLLSANDTEEWMYFVHSYAAHPSDSTVLAATAPFGKGEATAMVWQRRLGACQFHPEKSGDAGQRLIKRWLAWLDQGAPLAP is encoded by the coding sequence TTGACGATCGGTCTTATTGATTACGGCATGGGCAATCTGCACTCAGTGCAGATTGCCTTTCGTCGTTTTGGGGTGGAACTTCACCCTGTTCACAACCCGGGCGACCTGGACGCCTGCACGGCCCTGATCCTGCCGGGAGTGGGGTCCTTCGATCCGGCAATGGAACGATTGGCTGCCACTGGCCTGGTACCTGACCTGCAGCGCTGGCATGCCGAATCCAAGCCGCTCTTAGGCATCTGCCTTGGGCTACAGCTGCTGTTTGAAGCCAGCGATGAAGGCAGCACTCCCGGCCTGGGCCTGCTGGGTGGGCACGTGAAGCGGCTGCCCACAGGCGAAGGGGAACGCATTCCCCACATGGGCTGGGCCCAACTGAAGCCCAACCATCCCTCCCCGCTGCTGAGCGCCAATGACACGGAGGAGTGGATGTATTTCGTGCACTCCTATGCAGCCCACCCCAGCGACTCCACCGTGCTGGCAGCCACAGCTCCCTTTGGGAAAGGAGAAGCCACGGCCATGGTGTGGCAGCGACGCCTGGGCGCCTGTCAGTTCCATCCGGAGAAGTCAGGAGATGCCGGTCAGCGACTGATCAAGCGCTGGCTCGCCTGGCTGGATCAAGGGGCTCCACTGGCACCGTGA
- the petG gene encoding cytochrome b6-f complex subunit V: MIEPLLCGIVLGLIPVTLLGLFVAAWNQYRRGSALGG, from the coding sequence ATGATCGAACCCCTGCTCTGCGGCATCGTCCTGGGTCTGATCCCTGTCACCCTTCTGGGTCTGTTTGTCGCCGCATGGAACCAGTACCGCCGGGGCAGCGCTCTGGGGGGCTGA
- a CDS encoding c-type cytochrome produces the protein MTSPSSTAAAPSPKRRGLIAGLVTVAAITCIVLVAWVMTSTNRDPYVVATRSLDGDAQHGGLLFRINCAGCHGIAGQGLVGPSLQGVSTRLSDPQIIQQVVSGQTPPMPRFEIEPQGMADLLAHLHSFSDAE, from the coding sequence GTGACCTCCCCGTCATCAACTGCTGCAGCCCCCAGCCCTAAGCGGCGGGGACTGATCGCGGGTTTGGTCACCGTGGCGGCGATCACCTGCATCGTCTTGGTGGCCTGGGTGATGACCAGCACCAATCGGGATCCCTACGTGGTGGCCACCCGGTCGCTGGATGGTGATGCCCAGCACGGTGGATTGCTGTTTCGCATCAATTGCGCCGGTTGCCATGGCATTGCCGGTCAGGGCCTGGTGGGGCCGAGTCTCCAAGGCGTCAGCACACGCCTGAGCGACCCGCAGATCATCCAGCAAGTGGTGAGCGGCCAGACCCCTCCCATGCCGCGATTCGAGATTGAACCCCAGGGAATGGCTGACCTACTGGCCCATCTCCACAGCTTCAGCGACGCCGAATGA
- a CDS encoding RNA methyltransferase, with protein MTGPAPLCVVLVEPAGPLNVGSVARLCANFAVHDLRLVTPRCDPSDPDALRMAVHGRSVLTSARIYPTLLAAVSDCSRVVATAGRLDHGTIPLGPPEAVLPWAISGSGQQPIALVFGREDHGLTNAELLLSQRVITLHSSDTYPSLNLSHAVAVVLHDIARLQTGPSPHAEPVLVSPETPETEPAGPKALEACLDDAEELLLEVGFLMKHTARARMAKVRGLLQRGLIRADEVALLRGMVRQMRWAVRHHRL; from the coding sequence ATGACAGGACCCGCACCTCTGTGTGTGGTGCTAGTGGAGCCAGCAGGCCCTCTGAATGTGGGCAGCGTTGCCCGACTCTGCGCCAATTTCGCCGTCCATGATCTGCGACTGGTGACACCCCGCTGTGACCCCAGCGATCCGGATGCACTGCGGATGGCGGTCCATGGCCGCTCTGTGCTGACCTCAGCGCGGATCTACCCCACCCTGCTGGCAGCTGTCAGTGACTGCAGCAGGGTGGTGGCCACCGCCGGTCGCCTCGACCACGGCACCATCCCCCTGGGTCCACCGGAGGCGGTCCTGCCCTGGGCGATCAGCGGCAGTGGTCAACAGCCCATCGCTCTGGTGTTCGGCCGTGAAGACCACGGTCTCACCAATGCCGAACTGCTGCTCAGCCAACGGGTGATCACGCTGCACAGCAGCGACACCTACCCGTCGCTCAACCTGTCCCACGCTGTGGCCGTGGTGCTGCACGACATCGCGCGTCTGCAGACAGGCCCGAGTCCCCATGCCGAACCCGTGCTCGTCAGCCCAGAGACACCGGAGACCGAACCCGCAGGGCCCAAAGCGCTGGAAGCCTGCCTCGATGATGCTGAAGAGCTGCTGCTGGAAGTGGGCTTCCTGATGAAGCACACCGCTCGGGCGCGGATGGCCAAGGTGCGCGGTCTGTTGCAACGCGGCCTGATCCGTGCGGATGAGGTGGCCTTGCTGCGGGGAATGGTGCGGCAAATGCGTTGGGCGGTTCGGCATCACCGCCTCTAA
- a CDS encoding serine hydrolase, producing the protein MSSSRSKRNQPGWAKPMRLLLRLMLMGIGLGVVTGSALRLLAPQVQKGQLSLPSWVVMPNSGPAPKPLGTSSSRRNDRSANQPWGNNLGRFETKREVTTLSQRWRDLAAQQADLKVSAFMLVLDDGRYAELGADTALPAASSIKTPILLAALERLDAGDLHWNEPLTMTKPLVGGGAGWMANKPVGTRFPTYEVATEMIRISDNTATNLMIERAGGKQAVNIRFNTLGLSATKINNWLPDLKGTNTTSARDLARAIALVDTGEVLSTRSRDLFREVMSTSRTNRLLPGGLLKGLGGEQGEPDSSLMLKGYRVYNKTGDIGIAYADAGLIELPDGSRAVAAFLVKGPFNDPRSTELIRDMAAAMAPVLKAKPAPPRGQ; encoded by the coding sequence GTGAGCAGCAGTCGTTCCAAGCGCAACCAACCCGGCTGGGCCAAACCGATGCGCCTGTTGCTGCGGCTGATGCTGATGGGCATCGGCTTGGGTGTGGTGACCGGATCGGCCCTGAGACTGCTGGCGCCTCAGGTGCAGAAAGGCCAGTTGAGCCTCCCCTCTTGGGTGGTGATGCCCAACAGTGGGCCAGCACCCAAACCCCTGGGAACCTCAAGCAGCCGCCGCAACGACCGGTCTGCCAATCAGCCTTGGGGCAACAACCTCGGACGCTTTGAAACCAAGCGCGAGGTCACCACCTTGAGCCAACGCTGGCGCGACCTCGCCGCCCAGCAAGCGGATCTCAAAGTGAGCGCCTTCATGCTGGTGCTGGATGACGGCCGATATGCCGAGCTGGGGGCCGATACCGCCTTGCCAGCCGCCAGTTCGATCAAGACGCCGATCCTGCTGGCGGCCTTGGAACGACTGGATGCTGGCGATCTGCATTGGAACGAACCCCTCACCATGACCAAACCCCTGGTGGGCGGTGGTGCGGGCTGGATGGCCAACAAACCGGTGGGCACCCGCTTTCCCACGTATGAGGTGGCCACCGAAATGATTCGGATTAGCGACAACACCGCCACCAACCTGATGATCGAGCGGGCGGGCGGCAAACAGGCCGTGAACATCCGCTTCAACACCCTGGGATTGAGTGCCACCAAGATCAACAACTGGCTGCCTGATCTGAAAGGCACGAACACCACCAGCGCCCGCGATCTAGCAAGGGCCATCGCCTTGGTAGACACCGGCGAAGTGCTGAGCACCCGCAGCCGTGATTTGTTCCGCGAAGTGATGAGCACCTCGCGCACCAATCGACTCCTCCCCGGCGGTTTGCTCAAGGGCCTCGGCGGCGAGCAAGGGGAGCCCGACAGCAGCCTGATGCTGAAGGGGTACAGGGTCTACAACAAAACAGGCGACATCGGCATCGCCTACGCCGACGCAGGTCTGATCGAACTTCCTGATGGCAGCAGAGCTGTAGCGGCCTTCCTGGTGAAAGGCCCCTTCAATGACCCCCGCTCCACGGAGCTGATCCGCGACATGGCCGCGGCCATGGCACCGGTGTTGAAAGCCAAGCCAGCGCCACCGCGCGGCCAGTAA